The window GAGTAAAACACCGATGTAAAGTTCTCGCATTCAAAACTCACATGTTCACAGATTTACTTGTTGGTTTAAACATACAGGGCTGTATGTTATTCGGTATTACCCATCTGAGGTCAAATAAATTATTCTTAATTTCCATTCTTCAACACATTTAAAGACAATCGCGTCTTTTtggcatattttaataaacgtTCCATAAACGTCCGTCGTTTAAAATAAGCGGATTTGGCAACGTCGCGGTCAACGGCTATTCGATTTAGCGAGACGAGATCCTGCTGCATCCGCGCTCGGGGGCGGGGCCATCCCCACCGACACGGTGACGCGAGGCAGACTGGCTTGACGGCTGACCAATGGCAGGCGCGCCCTGCGCGCTCCTGGCCTGTGATTGGTCGGCCCGGTCGAGGGGGGCCGTGGCAAAAGCGAGCCTCTGAGCGGAGCCGCGGCAGTACTGCAAGAGCCGAGAGCGTCGGAGCGCCGTCATACGAGTCCCGTCATACGaagtaaaagtaataattaccgcggtcattttttttttgccattttaaaggGATCCCGGAGACCACGGGCCGAACCGATAAGCGCGATTAATCGGATTTATggatttttgatgtttttttattccccccatcctcagtatttttaatttgttttttttttttcggcagaGAACTCCTTCCGTGTAACACCTCATTTTGTTAATTTAtcgtttcatttttatttttctgacgGAGTGGGGGGATCCGGCGACAGCTCTACATGGGaacatttgcacttttttccaCGAGCCAGAGTGGAGTAGGCGAGATGGCAGTTTCGGAATAGCTTTcatcttcttctcttcttcttttttttttagcccacGCGCACTTGTTGGGGGAttttgcgtgttttttttttggagatgaTTGTGGTCTGGATCCTGCTGTGTCTCGCGGATGGCGTTGCGTCGCAGATCCGTTACTCCGTACCCGAGGAGGCAGAGCACGGCACTTTCGTGGGGAATATCGCGGAGGACCTGGGCTTGGACCTCACCAAGCTCGCGTCACGCCGCTTCCAGACTGTGCCCAGCTCGCGGACGCCGTACCTGGACGTGAACCTGGAGACCGGCGTGCTCTACGTGAACGAGAAGATCGACCGCGAGCGCATCTGCAAGCACCTGAGTGCCACCTGCCTGCTGCACCTCGAGGTGTTCCTGGAGAGCCCGCTGGAGCTCTTTCGCGTGGAGATCGAGGTCGTGGACATTAACGACAACCCGCCCGCCTTCCCGGAGACCGACATCACGGTGGAGATCTCGGAGAGCGCCACCCCGGGCACCCGCTTCCCGCTGGAGAGCGCGTTCGACCCCGACGTCGGCAGCAACGCGCTGCGCACCTACGACATCACCACCAACAACTTCTTCTACCTGGACGTGCAGACGCAGAGCGACGGGAACAAGTTCGCGGAGCTCGTGCTGGAGAAGCCGCTGGACCGCGAGCAGCAGGCGGTCCACAGGTACGTGCTGACCGCGGTGGACGGCGGCCAGCCCCCCCGGACCGGCACGGCGCTGCTGGTGGTCCGAGTGCTGGACTCCAACGACAACGTGCCCGTGTTCGACCTGCCGGTGTACTCGGTGAGCCTCGCCGAGAACGCGCCCCAGGGCGCGCTGGTCATCCAGCTCAACGCCACCGACCTGGACGAGGGTGCGAACGGGGAGGTGGTCTACTCGTTCAGCAACCACATCTCCGGCCGAGCGAAGGAGCTGTTCGACGTGGACGCCCGCACCGGCCGCGTGGAGGTGCGCGGGGACGTGGACTTCGAGGAGAGCAGCCTGTTCCAGATCTACGTGCAGGCGAAGGACATGGGTCCGAACGCGGTGCCGGCGCACTGCAAGGTCCTGGTGAAGGTGctggacgtgaacgacaacgcgccgGAGATCACCTTCAGCACGGTGACCGAGTCCGTGAGCGAGAACGCCGCCCCGGGCACCGTGATCGCGCTGCTCAGCGCCACGGACAAGGACTCGGAGGAGAACGGGCAGATCCACGTGGAGATCCTGGGCGACGTGCCGTTCAAGCTCAAGACCTCCTTCCGGAGCTACTACACCATCGTGACGGACGGGCCGCTGAACCGGGAGACGGCGGACTCGTACACGGTGACGGTGGTGGCGCGGGACAAGGGCGACCCGTCCCTCGCCACGAGCAAGTCCATCAAGGTCCAGGTGTCCGACGAGAACGACAACGCGCCCGCGTTCACGCAGCCCGTGTACGACGTGTACGTGACCGAGAACAACGTGCCCGGGGCTTACATCCACGCCGTGAGCGCGCTCGACCCCGACGTCGGACGCAACGCGCACCTCAACTACACCATCCTGGAGTGCGACATCCAGGGCATGTCGGTGAAGACCTACGTGTCCATCAACAACGAGAGCGGAGCCCTTTACGCGCTGCGCTCCTTCGACTACGAGCAGCTGAAGGACTTCAGCTTCACGGTCCAGGCGACGGACGGTGGCACCCCGGAGCTGTCCTCCAACGCCACCGTCAACGTCATCGTCGTGGACCAGAACGACAACGCGCCCTCCGTGATCGCGCCCCTGGGCAGAAACGGCACGGCGCGGGAGCCGCTGCCGCGCTCGGCCGAACCGGGCTACCTGGTGGCGCGCGTGGTGGCCATGGACGCGGACGACGGCGAGAACGCGCGCCTGTCCTACAGCATCCAGAAGGGGAACGAGAACGGCGTGTTCCGGATGGACTGGCGCACGGGCGAGCTGCGCACGGCGCGCAGGGTGTCCGCCAAGCGGGACGCGCAGCAGCTGTACGACCTGTTGATCGAGGTGAGGGACCACGGCCAGCCGCCCCTGTCGTCGAGCGCGAGCGTGGTGGTGACGCTGGTGGACAGCGTGGCGGAGGGGCGCGAGGGGGAGCgcgtcggcggcggcggcgggaagGCAAAGGACGCGAGCCTGGACCTGAccctcatcctcatcatcgcCCTGGGCTCGgtctccttcatcttcctcctggCCATGATCGTGCTGGCGGTGCGCTGCCAGAAGGACAAGAAGCTCAGCCTGCACGGCGCATGCGCGGCCGGCGGCTCCTGCTGCTGCGGCCGCCAGGCGCGGGCCGCgcgcaagaagaagaagaagctcaGCAAGTCGGACATCATGCTGGTGCAGAGCGCGCActcggccgccgccgccgccgcagccgcaGCCGCCGGTTCGAGCGTCAGCGTCAGCGGCGCCGCCCAGGTGCCCGTCGAGGAGTCCGGCGGCTTCGGCTCCTCGCTGCACGCCAGCCAGAACTACTGCTACCAGGTGTGCCTGACCCCGGAGTCGGCCAAGACCGACCTGATGTTCCTCAAGGCCTGCGGGCCGTCGCGCGCCGGCGACGCCGAGCACGGAACCGGCTACGGGGACCAGCAGCAGCCCGACATCATATCCAACGGCAGCATCCTGTCCGGAGAGGTGAGGACACCGTTACGTGGTATTTACCGGGAGCTGGCGCCTGACCCGGGGATCAGTAAACTTATTGGTGAattagtgggtaacatactcgcctatgaaccagaagacccaggttcaaaccccacttactaccatcgtgtccctgagcaagacacttaaccgtaagttgctccaggggggggactgtccctgtaactactgattgtaagtcgctctggataaggccgtctgataaatgccgtaaatgtgaattGTTGACGTGTCGGTTGGGCTGGAGAGCCCCGCCCCTGTACAACACCCTTCGCATCCATCTTTTGTAAACGGTCCGAGGTGCAAAAAGCGTCAGGCCTCCCGTCTCGGATGAGGCATAAAAGCGCGACACATCCCGTTTAAAATTGCTTTCGGTGAAGCGCCGGACGTCGTCGTCGCCGTTCGGAACGGTTGTAAAGTCCTTGTTTGCCCACACCGATCCAAACGAAGGCGCAGGACGTGCGTGGCCGAGATTGCGCGACCTGGTTATCGGTTCAGCGTAAAGGCCCGTTAAGTGTAATcatatgatgtaaaaaaaaaaagaacacacccTACCCGTCCTTACCCAGCATACGCTGCGCGAAGTGGCTTCAAGCGGCCGTGAAATCGGGATATGATTTTTTCCGGGGAGGAGCGCACGACGTCCCCCACGCATCAGCAGGCCTTTAAAATGCCAAACACGCCAACAGGTTGGAGACCCACCCCCGCCCTCTCCAGCCTCCATTATATGCACATGTATAAATAAAGTCAGTAAAGAGGGGAAGAGATAAAGTTGGGGAAGATGGCCGCTGCGCCGCGCTCCATTACGCACGCCGGGCACGACCCCGTTAAGCCGCGCCGGGACAAAGCGCCGTCTATTGCCGCCTCGCCGGAGACCTCCGCTCGCTGTGCCCTGTACTCATGGTCGAAATAAGGCGACGATGAAAGAACAGAAACGTTTCGGCTCGGAGTGACGCAGCCTGACGGTCCGCGCAGTGCAACATGGTAGCAGTGCAGCCTGCATGTAACGGTGACGTAGAGTGAATCTATATCAAGACAGGCCTCttccattaaaaagaaaaaagatgtcTTTTTGgaataattatatatacacacacacatacatacacacacaaggacatAGTCTTCCATAAGTCTTTTTTTCTTGGAGTCggtacatacatttacatatattacacagtGTACATGCTCCTCTGGTGCTCCGATGGTTTTGATGATGTGCAGAAGGAATATGGACACGGTTTGAGGCACCTTAGTGGAAATAACCCCATTTTTTCTAACTCTCAGAACAAACACCAGCGCTCGGAGCTCAGCTACCTGGTGGACAGACCCAGGCGCGTGAACAGGTGAGTCGTGCTTTATCCACGCCCCAGAAAACCCGCCACGCCaatggaagaggaggaggaggatgatggcgGTGCTTATGTAACGTGTCTGTCTTCAGagaccttgttttttttgttttttttgcggATTTAGAAAACTGTGCTGTGTCCGGGTTGAAATGAagtaaataatgaaacaaataaatgtatataaaaaaaaaggtggcgcCTAACTCACTTTGGCTGTTTTTCTTCTGCCGTTTGCAGCTCGGCCTTCCAGGAGGCGGACATCGTCAGTTCAAAAGACAGCGGTCACGGGGACAGCGAGCAGGGGGACAGTGACCACGACGCCACGCACCGAGGGGGACACTCTTCAGGTAACAAGCACCTGATTGGCTTGGTttcctgtgggtttttttttgcgcaGGTGTGGTTCTGAAATGGACAGCGCTCGCACCGTACTCATCTAACCGGGCGTCTCTCAACTCCTCCAGGATGTCGCCATCGCAAATTCATTCTcccgaacttttttttttctgcaagttTGATCAGTATCGGCCACTGTCGCATATGCATACTGTCCAAAAACTGCTAATATCCTAACAGCTCTTCATCTTCACCACCATGTGACAATACATGTCTTACAAGCCCTTACGCTGATCAGACAGCTATAACGGACGCCTTTTTAGCAGCAAGAGTTAGCTTCCAGGGattttctgaaaaagaaaaggatgaaaACTTTGCAACGTGCATTGGATTTTGTTCTTTAGACGTGGTCGTCAGTGTTCTGGCGGGACTGTAccattttttaaacagatttttatATATGTCTATGCATAGTAAGGTACATCCTTACCTGTTACTCACATTGAGAGTTTcagaacatgttttttatttttttggtgggcagcggtggcctagcggttaaggaaggggccccgttatcagaaggctgccggttcgaatgccgatccgccaaggtgccgtccccacacactgctccaacgggcgcctgtcttggccgcccactgctcaccaagggggatggttaaaagcagaggacgcatttcaccatgtcaccgtgtgctgtgctgcagtgtttcacaatgacaatcacttcacttatttgtGAGTTTTTCTGCACTTGAGATGACAGAAGGCTCGTCCACGATAATTCTGCTGCTTGTAAATGCGCGGCTTAATGAGGCCAATAGCCTCTCCGCTGCGGGACGTGACGGAATTTAGAAGAGGACCCGACCAGGCCGTCTACTGACGGTGTGGGAATGGGACCAAATAGGCCGCGGCCCCGAACAATCAAGCGATTCATTCACTGTgcgcccctcctcctccccctcctgcgCTAACCCCGCCCCCTCTGCCCCAGGCCTGTTTATCTGCTCCATACCTAGAACGCCCCCACGCTGGGTTCCTAAAACAGGCCAGTAATGAAGTGTTTTGCCTCCCCAATTGGCACCCGCACCCCTCACCTGTCTTCCACCTGCACTCGGCGAACGGTTGCACAGACAAAGGGCACAGGTGGCCCCGCGAGGCGAGGTGACACGGGTGACGACAGCGGGGCACCTCGCGCATCCCGTAATTACGGCACGGCTgtgtacaaataaacaataagcCGCAGAGATGCATCTCATTAGCCTTCATTTGTCAGCGCTCTTCGCCACCATATGCTGCGTACCACTCGCCTCCCCGGCTACTTACTGGCCTGTAAATTATAGGCGATATGAGCGCTTGGTctccatttttatatatatatatatatatttttttttggtcagtcgGTCACGTTCGTGGCGCAGATTCCATCTGTCGGCGTTCCAGAGTCAATCTGTCATGCCGcctgggtttttatttattctggaaCGTTTGTTGCTGCGAGATCGCAGGGCCGTCTacttattattactaatattattttaatatcttgTCTTGTTTGATTAGGTTAATTGAATGAGCAGCTTGCCACTCTTACTTATAGAAGAGGATTGAGTTCCTTGGCTTTGCCGCATCATTCACAGTACTGGCGGATCCTCTGGGGATCAGATTATCATCCTCTTGGATTTACTTTTTaaacatattgtttttttttgttttattattatttcattggGTTAAATGCTGTGCGAGTAGCTTGGGCGGCCagagtttctctctctctctcgctctctgccaTTAGCACCAAAGCGCTTAATCAGGAGGTCACCAGTGTCGACGCTCAATACCGCACTATTTACTGTTATTCCACAGT of the Denticeps clupeoides chromosome 18, fDenClu1.1, whole genome shotgun sequence genome contains:
- the pcdh10b gene encoding protocadherin-10b isoform X2, with the translated sequence MIVVWILLCLADGVASQIRYSVPEEAEHGTFVGNIAEDLGLDLTKLASRRFQTVPSSRTPYLDVNLETGVLYVNEKIDRERICKHLSATCLLHLEVFLESPLELFRVEIEVVDINDNPPAFPETDITVEISESATPGTRFPLESAFDPDVGSNALRTYDITTNNFFYLDVQTQSDGNKFAELVLEKPLDREQQAVHRYVLTAVDGGQPPRTGTALLVVRVLDSNDNVPVFDLPVYSVSLAENAPQGALVIQLNATDLDEGANGEVVYSFSNHISGRAKELFDVDARTGRVEVRGDVDFEESSLFQIYVQAKDMGPNAVPAHCKVLVKVLDVNDNAPEITFSTVTESVSENAAPGTVIALLSATDKDSEENGQIHVEILGDVPFKLKTSFRSYYTIVTDGPLNRETADSYTVTVVARDKGDPSLATSKSIKVQVSDENDNAPAFTQPVYDVYVTENNVPGAYIHAVSALDPDVGRNAHLNYTILECDIQGMSVKTYVSINNESGALYALRSFDYEQLKDFSFTVQATDGGTPELSSNATVNVIVVDQNDNAPSVIAPLGRNGTAREPLPRSAEPGYLVARVVAMDADDGENARLSYSIQKGNENGVFRMDWRTGELRTARRVSAKRDAQQLYDLLIEVRDHGQPPLSSSASVVVTLVDSVAEGREGERVGGGGGKAKDASLDLTLILIIALGSVSFIFLLAMIVLAVRCQKDKKLSLHGACAAGGSCCCGRQARAARKKKKKLSKSDIMLVQSAHSAAAAAAAAAAGSSVSVSGAAQVPVEESGGFGSSLHASQNYCYQVCLTPESAKTDLMFLKACGPSRAGDAEHGTGYGDQQQPDIISNGSILSGENKHQRSELSYLVDRPRRVNSSAFQEADIVSSKDSGHGDSEQGDSDHDATHRGGHSSGADLFSNCTEECKALGHSDRCWMPTFVPTDGRQGADYRSNLHVPGMDSVPDTERRKGFASSFRVDIPETA
- the pcdh10b gene encoding protocadherin-10b isoform X1; translation: MIVVWILLCLADGVASQIRYSVPEEAEHGTFVGNIAEDLGLDLTKLASRRFQTVPSSRTPYLDVNLETGVLYVNEKIDRERICKHLSATCLLHLEVFLESPLELFRVEIEVVDINDNPPAFPETDITVEISESATPGTRFPLESAFDPDVGSNALRTYDITTNNFFYLDVQTQSDGNKFAELVLEKPLDREQQAVHRYVLTAVDGGQPPRTGTALLVVRVLDSNDNVPVFDLPVYSVSLAENAPQGALVIQLNATDLDEGANGEVVYSFSNHISGRAKELFDVDARTGRVEVRGDVDFEESSLFQIYVQAKDMGPNAVPAHCKVLVKVLDVNDNAPEITFSTVTESVSENAAPGTVIALLSATDKDSEENGQIHVEILGDVPFKLKTSFRSYYTIVTDGPLNRETADSYTVTVVARDKGDPSLATSKSIKVQVSDENDNAPAFTQPVYDVYVTENNVPGAYIHAVSALDPDVGRNAHLNYTILECDIQGMSVKTYVSINNESGALYALRSFDYEQLKDFSFTVQATDGGTPELSSNATVNVIVVDQNDNAPSVIAPLGRNGTAREPLPRSAEPGYLVARVVAMDADDGENARLSYSIQKGNENGVFRMDWRTGELRTARRVSAKRDAQQLYDLLIEVRDHGQPPLSSSASVVVTLVDSVAEGREGERVGGGGGKAKDASLDLTLILIIALGSVSFIFLLAMIVLAVRCQKDKKLSLHGACAAGGSCCCGRQARAARKKKKKLSKSDIMLVQSAHSAAAAAAAAAAGSSVSVSGAAQVPVEESGGFGSSLHASQNYCYQVCLTPESAKTDLMFLKACGPSRAGDAEHGTGYGDQQQPDIISNGSILSGENKHQRSELSYLVDRPRRVNSSAFQEADIVSSKDSGHGDSEQGDSDHDATHRGGHSSGADLFSNCTEECKALGHSDRCWMPTFVPTDGRQGADYRSNLHVPGMDSVPDTEVFESEVHPGDKSFSTFGKETSLHHHHHHQNHLHHHGTLERKEFDALLSNSRVPYKPVYLSQKRIC